The following proteins are co-located in the Blastopirellula marina genome:
- a CDS encoding DUF1559 domain-containing protein, which produces MSSPARRVATDRKQAFTLVELLVVIAIIGVLISLLLPAVQQAREAARRMQCSNNCKQLGLAFHNYHDTFGSFPFSWNFTADMNASSWGIQILPFLEQGNLSDAIDPKVPAFNEATSLGYPAASVNSNMAAIATPVNVFMCPSAPEAEKHDYLIPQGAMASGIPPLDLTWTAARSDYSATSGVFGDFSTLAYSGVGQSDRSGALVNTGYGAAGKASRMADIQDGTSNTYLIGERLGGSNVYKKRQIDATLTSLLGSTQGGAWGDVLNGEQWVKGSLYDGSYTSGGGPCAINCSNIRSRGFLSMHPGGAEFLMADGSAQFISSNVAAHTFASQITAKNGEVIANN; this is translated from the coding sequence ATGAGTTCCCCAGCACGACGCGTCGCTACCGATCGGAAACAGGCATTCACACTGGTTGAATTGTTGGTGGTGATTGCCATCATTGGTGTCTTGATCTCGCTGCTGTTGCCGGCGGTTCAGCAAGCTCGCGAGGCTGCCCGGCGGATGCAGTGCTCGAACAACTGCAAGCAGCTTGGCCTGGCGTTCCACAACTACCACGACACATTCGGTTCGTTCCCTTTCAGCTGGAACTTTACCGCCGACATGAACGCTTCGAGTTGGGGCATTCAGATCTTGCCGTTCCTGGAGCAAGGCAACCTCTCCGACGCAATCGATCCGAAGGTTCCTGCATTCAACGAAGCAACCTCGCTGGGCTACCCGGCCGCCTCGGTCAACTCGAACATGGCTGCGATCGCCACACCGGTCAACGTGTTCATGTGCCCCTCCGCCCCCGAAGCGGAGAAGCATGATTACTTAATCCCCCAAGGAGCGATGGCCAGTGGAATTCCACCGCTGGACTTAACCTGGACGGCAGCCCGCAGCGACTACAGTGCGACCTCCGGCGTATTCGGTGATTTCTCGACGCTGGCTTACTCAGGCGTTGGTCAAAGTGATCGCAGTGGCGCGCTGGTGAATACCGGTTACGGAGCCGCTGGCAAAGCGTCTCGCATGGCCGATATCCAGGACGGCACATCCAATACTTACCTGATCGGCGAACGCCTGGGTGGATCAAACGTGTATAAGAAACGCCAGATCGATGCCACACTGACCTCCTTACTCGGCTCGACGCAGGGTGGTGCTTGGGGTGACGTGCTCAACGGCGAACAATGGGTGAAAGGTTCGCTGTACGATGGTTCGTACACCTCCGGCGGTGGCCCGTGTGCGATCAATTGCTCGAACATTCGCTCACGAGGTTTCCTTTCGATGCATCCTGGTGGGGCAGAATTCTTGATGGCCGATGGCTCGGCACAATTCATTTCGTCGAACGTCGCCGCGCACACGTTCGCCTCGCAGATCACCGCCAAGAACGGCGAAGTCATCGCGAACAACTAA